One genomic region from Nocardia vinacea encodes:
- a CDS encoding acyl carrier protein, with amino-acid sequence MTGLNDVGTRVRGLFSRGLQVPSIDVNTPLLDYGLDSVRSAELVIELERTFGIEISDAEAATLHTARDVIDCVVAKSAADRHSGIGA; translated from the coding sequence ATGACCGGGTTGAACGATGTCGGCACACGGGTGCGCGGACTCTTTTCGCGAGGATTGCAGGTCCCGTCGATCGATGTGAATACGCCGTTGCTGGATTATGGCTTGGACTCGGTCCGGTCGGCCGAACTCGTCATCGAACTCGAGCGCACGTTCGGTATCGAGATCTCCGATGCGGAGGCTGCGACACTGCACACCGCGCGCGACGTAATCGACTGTGTGGTCGCCAAGTCTGCCGCCGACCGGCACTCTGGTATCGGGGCATAG
- a CDS encoding helix-turn-helix domain-containing protein — MSVDHSTRPTLTLSGKPMSSPLKDVRALSRQMVGHFVDNVIPCATMPGEAITGDFTASTRVCLEIAVSMLDGKDIPEKVQRLEDHAAGWAREGVPIDTILHSIHEGFQMGLELVVSSATIKDYDNLVDGAKMVIELLDKLTSAISVAYIRELRAVVSEHHTAVHTLTSALLGGHSTSTMARECGIAIAESYDVLAVAIPPHRDEHNPMLDAQVVARRKLRRLQAELATQCGASALSLLSVDGGTVLIPSAQFDNEEFDAVVARLSHAAQVGITATMVVATPEQIPNAADQAHELLDMVQRLQAVAGLYRFDELALEYQLTRPGPGREYLGSLLDPLDEHPELLETLQRHIANNLNRQRTARVLHVHTNTVDYRLKRIGQLTGFDPSQPSGLWYLRSALVARTYRT; from the coding sequence ATGTCCGTCGACCACTCGACCAGGCCGACCCTGACCCTTTCGGGCAAGCCGATGTCGTCCCCGCTCAAGGACGTCCGCGCGCTGTCCCGACAGATGGTCGGCCACTTCGTGGACAACGTCATCCCGTGCGCGACGATGCCGGGGGAAGCCATCACCGGCGACTTCACCGCCAGCACCCGCGTCTGCCTCGAGATCGCGGTCAGCATGCTCGACGGCAAGGACATCCCGGAGAAGGTGCAGCGGCTCGAGGACCATGCCGCGGGCTGGGCCCGCGAGGGCGTGCCGATCGACACCATCCTGCATTCCATCCACGAGGGCTTCCAGATGGGCCTCGAACTGGTGGTTTCCAGTGCGACGATCAAGGATTACGACAATCTCGTCGACGGCGCCAAGATGGTCATCGAACTGCTCGACAAGCTCACCTCGGCGATCTCGGTGGCCTACATCCGCGAGCTGCGCGCCGTCGTCAGCGAGCACCACACCGCCGTGCACACCCTCACCTCCGCGCTGCTCGGCGGCCACAGCACCTCGACCATGGCCCGCGAATGCGGCATCGCCATCGCGGAGTCGTACGACGTTCTCGCCGTTGCCATTCCACCCCATCGCGACGAGCACAATCCGATGCTCGACGCCCAAGTGGTGGCCCGGCGCAAGTTGCGTCGGCTGCAGGCCGAACTCGCCACGCAATGCGGTGCGAGCGCGCTGTCGCTGCTGAGTGTGGACGGCGGCACCGTGCTGATCCCCTCGGCCCAATTCGACAACGAAGAGTTCGACGCCGTGGTGGCCAGGCTCTCGCACGCCGCGCAGGTCGGCATTACGGCGACCATGGTCGTGGCCACGCCGGAACAGATTCCGAACGCCGCCGACCAGGCTCACGAACTCCTCGACATGGTGCAACGGCTGCAGGCGGTGGCCGGGCTGTACCGCTTCGACGAACTCGCCCTCGAATACCAGCTCACCCGGCCGGGCCCGGGCCGCGAATACCTCGGTTCGCTGCTGGATCCGCTGGACGAACACCCCGAACTGCTGGAGACCCTGCAGCGCCACATCGCCAATAACCTCAACCGCCAGCGCACCGCCCGGGTGCTGCACGTGCACACCAATACCGTCGACTACCGACTCAAGCGCATCG